The sequence CATGAAGAAGCTCGAAGAAGGAAACAACGAGATAGCCGAAATCGGGAGAAAGCTGGCGGAGCGCGTTGTTAAAGCCCAGATGCTCACGACCTACCGCATGGGCATCGCCTACGACCTGCTCAGCTGGGAGAGCGACATAATACGGAGCGGAATTTTCGAGGAGGCCTACGAGCTAATAGAAGCCAACGAGAACTTCTTCTGGGCTACTGAGGGCAAGTATAAGGGCGCTTTTGTTATGGACCTGAGGAAGCTCTTCCCTGACATGAAGAACCCCTTCCTCGTCCTCAAAAGGAGCGACGGAACGGCAACCTACACTGGCAAGGACATAGCCTATCACCTCTGGAAGTTCGGCAAGGTGAAGGCCGACATGCTCTACAAGCTTTGGGACAGGCTTGATAACCACGAGACCTGGACCACCGCTCCAGACGGGGAGGAAATGCCCGGCAGGTTCGGCAGGGGAGACATCGTGATAAACGTCATCGGTGCAGAGCAGAGGCACCCCCAGATGGCGATAAAGTATGCACTCCAGCTCCTCGGCTTCGGGGAAAGCGCGGAGAACTTCCACCACCTGGCTTACGAGCACGTTGTTAGACCAGAGGGCAAGTTCTCGGGAAGGAAGGGAACGTGGGTCGGCTTCACCGTTGACGAGGTTCTCAACGAGGCCGTCCAGAGGGCGAGGGAGCTGGTTGAGCAGAAGAACCCGAGCCTGAGCGATGAGGAGAAGGAGGAAATAGCTGAAGCGGTTGGAGTGGGCGCGGTTCGCTTCAACCTCGTCAAGTACAGCCCCGACAAGGTCATAACCTTCCGCTGGGACGACGTTCTCAACTTCGAGGGCGAGAGCGCACCCTACATCCAGTACGCACATGCGCGCTGTGCTTCAATCCTGAGGAAGGCAGGGGAAAGCGGAGTCGAGACCGAGTGGGAAAAGCTTCTTGAAAAGGCCGACTTCTCGAAGCTCAC is a genomic window of Thermococcus guaymasensis DSM 11113 containing:
- a CDS encoding arginine--tRNA ligase; amino-acid sequence: MVYREIGERARLALRKALDEMLTEAGKEWEGEITFDDTPSLELGDFGTAVAFQLARVFRKAPKLIAEELVKRIEKPEGIVEVKAVNGYINFYVDYSYFGRALVREILGKGSAYGESELGNGRKVIVEHTSVNPTKPLHMGHARNAVLGDTMARIMRKLGYTVEVQNYIDDLGVQFAQVLWGYLNMKEEFERIEAELREKGLKEDFIDHVMGLLYVEVNKKLEENPEVDKEVRELMKKLEEGNNEIAEIGRKLAERVVKAQMLTTYRMGIAYDLLSWESDIIRSGIFEEAYELIEANENFFWATEGKYKGAFVMDLRKLFPDMKNPFLVLKRSDGTATYTGKDIAYHLWKFGKVKADMLYKLWDRLDNHETWTTAPDGEEMPGRFGRGDIVINVIGAEQRHPQMAIKYALQLLGFGESAENFHHLAYEHVVRPEGKFSGRKGTWVGFTVDEVLNEAVQRARELVEQKNPSLSDEEKEEIAEAVGVGAVRFNLVKYSPDKVITFRWDDVLNFEGESAPYIQYAHARCASILRKAGESGVETEWEKLLEKADFSKLTLREKELIKLLARFPEVIESAGRDIKPHLVPAYLNELASLFNKFYMDHPVLKAEEGIREERLLLVLAVKQVLRNGLELLGIEAPEKM